A genome region from Trichoderma asperellum chromosome 7, complete sequence includes the following:
- a CDS encoding uncharacterized protein (EggNog:ENOG41), which translates to MSSPATGVAIIGAGLSGLTLALALHRQNIPCVLYESREASLDIGGAIMLSPNALKILDALGVYKNISPLGHNFEKLYFHSDDDKPVDDFVFGSQEKHGYKALRIYRFELINVLVSMVREAGIPVEYQKKFDHIVSESSTSVTWAFADGSTASAKLLVGADGIHSRVRKHLYPDLTPKFTNMIGVTAAVPRAQLQADPNYPLPVTIMSPKHAKAPSARARPRWMGRAAEQQGLVHRFSARRQRRLPPIVANAVSNIPLKGINLWPFYLVPKLDTWAQGRVVILGDAAHAIPPTAGQGVNQAFEDVYTFAGIVAKVQQQKPSDDEKEDAARIGKALKNWQQGRQARVDRVLDLNDKVNKRRLPDAVKAGVFEPFDLDWLYDVDFDKMIAEWAA; encoded by the exons ATGTCCTCCCCAGCAACTggcgtcgccatcatcggcgCAGGCCTCTCCGGTCTCAcactcgctctcgctctccacCGTCAGAACATCCCTTGCGTCCTCTACGAATCTCGCGAGGCATCTCTCGACATCGGAGGCGCCATCATGCTCTCCCCCAACGCCCTCAAGATTCTCGACGCCCTAGGCGTATACAAGAACATCTCCCCCCTTGGCCACAACTTTGAGAAGCTCTACTTCCATTCCGATGACGACAAACCCGTTGACGACTTCGTCTTCGGCTCCCAGGAAAAACACGGCTACAAAGCCCTCCGCATCTACCGCTTCGAGCTCATCAACGTCCTCGTGTCCATGGTCCGTGAGGCCGGCATTCCCGTCGAGTACCAGAAGAAATTTGACCACATCGTCTCTGAATCGTCCACCTCCGTCACTTGGGCCTTTGCCGACGGATCCACCGCCAGCGCAAAGCTTCTCGTCGGAGCCGATGGCATTCACTCCCGCGTCCGCAAGCACCTGTACCCGGATCTCACTCCCAAATTCACAAACATGATTGGTGTTACCGCCGCCGTGCCTCGTGCGCAGCTCCAAGCAGATCCCAATTACCCGCTGCCCGTGACCATCATGAGCCCCAAGCATG CCAAAGCTCCTTCAGCACGAGCACGACCGCGCTGGATGGGACGAGCTGCTGAACAACAAGGCCTGGTGCATCGATTTTCTGCGCGAAGGCAGCGCCGACTTCCCCCCATCGTGGCCAATGCCGTGTCCAACATTCCGCTCAAGGGCATCAACTTGTGGCCCTTCTACCTTGTGCCCAAGCTGGATACCTGGGCCCAAGGCCGTGTCGTTATCCTCGGCGATGCGGCTCATGCGATCCCCCCAACTGCCGGCCAAGGCGTGAACCAGGCCTTCGAAGACGTGTATACGTTTGCCGGCATAGTCGCAAAGgtacagcagcagaagccgtcagacgacgaaaaggaagatgctgcgcGGATCGGTAAAGCGTTGAAGAACTGGCAGCAAGGTAGACAGGCGCGTGTGGACAGGGTATTGGACCTAAATGACAAGGTGAACAAGAGACGACTGCCAGATGCAGTCAAAGCCGGCGTCTTTGAACCGTTTGACTTGGATTGGCTATATGATGTGGATTTCGACAAGATGATTGCTGAGTGGGCGGCTTAA
- a CDS encoding uncharacterized protein (EggNog:ENOG41), whose amino-acid sequence MEQITITRFSPSEHGKYVSAIIQMHIDCIESDGALLRFHPPFTLEKRQKMESFWKARISQISTGHRITLIALVSSDGKQDSDIAGIVELGMTEADTGPFRGDLEMLMVSPKYRRRGLASKLIDALEEIAIEEKRTLLLLSTDIGSTAEKHLYPRRGYVLVGIVPNYGISPTDGSLKDGAFFYKQLVAPLPGA is encoded by the exons ATGGAACAAATCACCATCACCCGATTCTCCCCCTCTGAACATGGCAAATATGTCTCTGCCATTATCCAAATGCACATTGACTGCATCGAATCTGATGGCGCCCTGCTGCGCTTCCACCCGCCATTCACTCTCGAAAAGCGCCAGAAAATGGAATCCTTCTGGAAAGCTCGCATTTCTCAAATTTCCACCGGCCATCGGATCACCTTGATTGCCTTGGTATCTTCGGATGGCAAGCAAGACTCTGATATTGCTGGCATTGTGGAGCTGGGCATGACGGAAGCAGATACGGGGCCATTCCGAGGCGATTTGGAGATGTTGATGGTGTCGCCAAAGTATCGCCGTAGGGGGCTGGCAAGCAAACTGATTGATGCGCTGGAAGAGATTGcaatagaagagaaaaggacaTTACTA CTACTATCTACAGACATTGGCTCAACAGCCGAAAAACACTTGTATCCTCGCCGAGGCTACGTTTTG GTGGGAATAGTTCCCAACTATGGCATCTCACCGACCGATGGCTCACTAAAAGATGGGGCATTCTTCTACAAGCAGCTTGTAGCGCCCTTGCCTGGAGCTTGA
- a CDS encoding uncharacterized protein (BUSCO:EOG092D3Z6V), with amino-acid sequence MVVLAASVCTRGGKAVLSRQFREMPRSRIEALLASFPKLADSGTQHTIVEQDNVRFVYQPLDELYMVLITNRQSNILQDIDSLHLFAQVVTSTCRTLDEREILRNAYELLSAFDELVTLGYRENLTISQIRTFLEMESHEERIQEIIARNKELEATEERKRKAKQLEMQRKESARSGRPAAPRTPVYPTYTPPSQPSASAFDSYEAEKNKTFNKPSTLKAKGMQLGKKSKNTDIFEKVRGDLGAGADDAPLITPTPAAAAEPEPRMSSTLDRDAIHVTIAETISAKLSREGAVNSISVNGDLTLRVSDPSLAKLKLGLHAIPSHGAQFRPHPNVDRNLFNNSKVLQMSNTARGFPINQGVGLLRWRASPKADDASACPITFTVWINKDSDKYNITVEYELTGGDALRDVSVIIPYQGSEPIVSSFDAAYEVSGDTLEWNIGSVDDENPNGSFEFEAESNDENDFFPMTVRFNKTTPFVDVDVTSVSLLDENEEVTFSKDIRSAADNYLIE; translated from the exons ATG GTTGTCCTTGCGGCCTCAGTGTGCACCCGGGGCGGGAAAGCTGTCCTCTCCAGACAGTTTCGAGAGATGCCCAGATCCCGCATCGAGGCTCTCCTTGCATCGTTCCCCAAGCTCGCAGACAGCGGCACTCAGCACACCATCGTCGAGCAGGATAATGTGCGATTCGTTTACCAGCCTCTCGACGAGCTCTACATGGTGCTCATCACCAACCGCCAGTCCAACATCCTCCAAGACATCGATTCGCTACACCTGTTCGCTCAGGTGGTGACGAGCACCTGCCGGACTTTGGACGAGAGAGAAATTCTTCGAAATGCATACGAGCTTCTCAGCGCATTTGATGAGCTGGTCACGCTTGGCTACCGAGAGAACTTGACCATCAGCCAGATCAGGACCTtcctggagatggagagtcATGAAGAGCGCATCCAAGAGATTATTGCACGG AATAAAGAGCTCGAGGCTACGGAAGAGCGGAAACGCAAAGCGAAGCAATTGGAGATGCAGCGCAAGGAGTCGGCGAGAAGTGGTCGCCCCGCCGCGCCACGAACACCCGTTTATCCCACATATACTCCTCCCTCTCAGCCAAGTGCCAGCGCCTTTGACTCATACGAAGCcgagaagaacaagacaTTCAACAA GCCTTCCACGCTCAAGGCGAAGGGTATGCAGCTCGGCAAGAAATCAAAGAATACCGACATTTTCGAAAAGGTCCGAGGAGATCTTGGCGCCGGAGCTGATGATGCTCCTCTTATAACCCCTACAcctgcagcggctgccgAGCCGGAGCCACGGATGTCATCCACCCTGGACCGAGATGCTATCCACGTCACAATTGCCGAGACGATAAGTGCCAAGCTCTCAAGAGAGGGCGCAGTCAACTCGATTTCAGTCAACGGCGACCTTACGCTGCGAGTTTCGGACCCAAGCCTGGCTAAACTCAAGCTCGGCCTACATGCCATCCCATCGCATGGTGCCCAGTTCCGTCCTCATCCGAACGTGGACCGCAACCTCTTCAACAACTCCAAGGTTCTGCAAATGAGCAACACCGCTCGAGGATTCCCAATTAACCAAGGAGTTGGCCTTTTGCGATGGAGAGCTTCGCCAAAGGCGGACGACGCAAGTGCATGCCCTATTACATTCACCGTCTGGATCAACAAGGATTCCGACAAGTACAACATCACAGTCGAGTACGAGCTCACGGGCGGCGATGCCCTCCGTGACGTCAGCGTAATCATTCCTTACCAGGGAAGCGAACCTATCGTCTCCAGCTTCGATGCTGCCTACGAAGTATCTGGAGACACTCTGGAGTGGAACATTGGCTCGGTCGATGACGAAAACCCTAATGGATCATTTGAGTTTGAAGCCGAAAGCAATGATGAAAACGACTTCTTCCCCATGACTGTTCGCTTCAACAAGACCACACCCTTTGTGGACGTCGAC GTCACATCCGTTTCTTTGCTTGACGAAAACGAGGAGGTAACATTCTCCAAAGATATCAGGTCTGCGGCAGACAACTATTTGATTGAGTAG
- a CDS encoding uncharacterized protein (EggNog:ENOG41) → MTEYAMFFGFDVMGDVGFSKDFHMLESGSEHPAIKGVHESMLAIGVLGTAPWLLSMISKVPGAAAGFSRFTTWCHQQLQEKRKVVADEMAMFKDQDPRDVISWLIKAFNEGDSSAPPGEMAMQEDARLLIITGSDTTSAVITNALYFLARNPDCYRQLQVAVEEQFPRGVNDWTYERSIPYVDYVIQETLRLKPSVPGGLPRVVPPQGLMIDNDFIPGGTVIAVPTYTIQRDPRFWHDAHVFEPKRWENLSTENAPWIPFTRGQWACPGRNFAMMEIRMVISRIALQYTIAIAEEDLGKRFDKEVKDTFTLTLPPLRLVFSPK, encoded by the exons ATGACGGAATATGCCATGTTCTTTGGATTTGATGTCATGGGAGATGTTG GATTTTCGAAAGATTTCCATATGCTCGAATCAGGGAGTGAGCATCCAGCCATTAAAGGTGTTCATGAAAGCATGTTGGCTATTGGCGTTCTAGGCACAGCGCCATGGCTATTATCCATGATCTCTAAAGTGCCAGGCGCGGCAGCGGGCTTTTCTCGCTTCACTACATGGTGTCACCAGCAACTTCAAGAGAAGCGTAAG GTTGTGGCCGACGAAATGGCAATGTTCAAAGACCAAGATCCGCGAGATGTCATATCTTGGCTGATCAAGGCATTCAACGAAGGCGATTCATCAGCTCCTCCTGGTGAGATGGCTATGCAAGAAGATGCTCGCCTCTTGATTATTACCGGAAG TGACACAACGAGTGCAGTTATAACTAATGC GCTTTACTTTCTCGCACGAAATCCCGATTGCTATCGGCAACTTCAAGTAGCAGTTGAAGAGCAATTCCCAAGAGGCGTCAATGACTGGACATATGAGAGAAGCATCCCGTACGTAGACTATGTTATTCAGGAGACACTGAGACTGAAACCTTCAGTCCCTGGCGGCCTGCCTCGAGTGGTGCCTCCACAAGGTCTCATGATTGACAACGACTTTATACCAGGCGGCACAGTTATTGCAGTTCCGACTTATACGATACAACGAGACCCGCGATTCTGGCACGACGCACATGTCTTTGAGCCGAAAAGATGGGAGAACCTTTCTACGGAAAATGCTCCCTGGATTCCATTTACTCGAGGTCAATGGGCTTGTCCGGGCAGAAATTTCGCCATGATGGAGATTCGGATGGTCATTAGCCGGATCGCGCTCCAATATACCATTGCAATTGCGGAGGAGGATCTCGGGAAGAGGTTTGACAAGGAGGTCAAGGatacttttactttgacGCTGCCACCATTGCGGCTTGTGTTTAGCCCCAAATGA
- a CDS encoding uncharacterized protein (EggNog:ENOG41~TransMembrane:9 (o6-26i52-72o78-97i104-123o135-160i172-192o212-229i241-261o273-291i)) → MIEDKYIGLALAMSSALAIGTSFVITKKGLLQAEERHGFEGDGFVYMKSPMWWAGIATLGIGEICNFAAYAFAPAILVTPLGALSVLIGAVLGSYFLDEELGTLGKLGSAICLIGAVIIVLHAPPDEEIETVDEILHYAIQPGFLLYAFAVVAFAVFMIYRIAPVYGKRNALIYLSICSTVGSISVMSVKAFGIALKLTFAGHNQFSHPSTYVFMILTTVCILTQMNYFNKALASFPTNIVNPLYYVTFTTATLCASFILFSGFNTTDPVNTLSLLCGFLVTFTGVYLLNLSRGDPHGQRLVAGRGDFDAAGTDMISGFQTRRSMQSRRSENTSRHSLSSFHGDRQGLIRAYDEEEAAGFGLTDLADSEDEDRHLNGANGSNGMANGSANGKKQYTSSDIELQSRKDADR, encoded by the exons ATGATTGAGGACAA ATACATCGGCCTGGCGCTGGCCATGTCATCGGCGCTGGCCATTG GCACCAGTTTCGTCATCACCAAAAAG GGATTGTTACAAGCCGAAGAGCGACACGGCTTCGAAGGCGATGGATTTGTATATATGAAGAGCCCCATGTGGTGGGCGGGAATTGCAACTC TTGGTATCGGAGAAATATGCAACTTCGCCGCCTATGCTTTTGCCCCGGCTATCCTGGTTACTCCTCTGGGAGCTCTCAGTGTCCTGATCGGTGCCGTGCTGGGATCATATTTCCTAGATGAAGAGCTTGGTACGCTGGGGAAGCTGGGCAGTGCCATTTGCCTCATCGGTGCCGTCATTATCGTTTTGCACGCCCCTCCCGACGAGGAAATCGAGACGGTCGATGAGATTCTTCACTATGCCATCCAACCAG GTTTTCTTTTGTATGCCTTTGCCGTCGTGGCTTTTGCCGTCTTCATGATATACCGAATTGCCCCCGTCTATGGCAAGCGAAACGCCCTGATCTACCTCTCCATCTGCTCTACTGTCGGCTCCATCTCTGTCATGTCCGTCAAGGCCTTTGGCATTGCTCTGAAGCTCACATTTGCTGGCCACAACCAGTTCTCGCACCCTTCGACTTACGTCTTTATGATTCTCACGACAGTCTGCATTCTGACGCAGATGAACTACTTTAACAAGGCCCTCGCCTCGTTCCCGACCAACAT TGTGAACCCGCTCTACTACGTCACATTCACCACCGCGACGCTCTGCGCctccttcatcctcttcagcgGCTTCAACACGACCGACCCTGTCAATACGCTCTCACTGCTCTGCGGTTTCCTCGTTACATTCACTGGAGTCTACTTGCTCAATCTGTCTCGAGGAGATCCTCACGGACAGAGACTGGTTGCCGGACGAGGCGACTTTGATGCTGCCGGCACAGATATGATCTCTGGCTTTCAAACTCGCCGCAGTATGCAATCCCGCAGAAGCGAAAACACCTCAAGGCACAGCCTGAGCAGCTTCCACGGCGATAGACAAGGTCTGATCCGGGCctatgatgaggaggaggccgcGGGTTTCGGCCTCACCGACCTCGCCGACAGCGAAGACGAGGACCGCCATCTCAACGGTGCGAATGGCTCCAATGGCATGGCAAACGGGTCAGCAAACGGCAAGAAGCAGTACACTAGCAGTGACATTGAGCTCCAGTCACGAAAGGATGCCGACAGGTAG
- a CDS encoding uncharacterized protein (EggNog:ENOG41) — protein MAELDMDVDLAAPMKFDEHVDEDLIDYDIDTTENHSHEQWSSHQDEHASGAPEQVHPVEDIEGADSRYTEAEQGPEASHPQGDMDYEHTDDAVEETHQQSEMYAATHQDNNTVLEAEQSKDFNEAGGNENIGDIPATEAEQAVDEIDYEDEDATVTQVSPKKPDDTGSGVHEGNSNDDMAAAANVASTTTAELASLPLADAPVGSSEVPELAPKDDEDEITWEHDEEDDAEKHDEQESAADAGETVAKFDHTETEPTQNSDLHDQVYEQHAHATDSDYDADAVVEVSEEKTSPAYHQDHSLSQAEEQDSEAPDFPAITVQYKGDEFPFFSQDKTEGFFSDPSVLDHSMESVLVGLRSELENEIAAQDELVFQVDELGLEFAEATAHNTLTTITLRQVLEVFDLLVKNQDPDSSRTLYTYLFTRSSASKRFEFLAESAAAGRGLDEVIHLFENPVGHHHVLAEAENEHGHYHGEDSDANEAAETHESAEDDDDDENEENEEADADTEESEGSEEDEEEEDEDEEETSAAEEQPIESADQYEDEEEEEEDEEDEDDGEDFMAETEDFIRDAEENANQEGEYSDDAEESYEQLQAVVVEPVNHSGHADATAEADNAPDATYSYDDEDEDADANPFIHLEMQETMVDDGAEIQYEAMAHAEVGNEDSQQLAMHPVDEYIDTNEADTGTTNTLADNGEGMSTLLDMGADQGLEEITNEDLAFEDEMPEIDWRDDLDAPDDAKNEMPGTPSGLPKRRRTEDEQGVEDEQDAKRRRP, from the exons ATGGCAGAACTCGATATGGATGTCGACTTGGCAGCGCCAATGAAATTTGACGAGCATGTGGATGAAGATCTTATTGACTACGACATCGACACGACGGAAAACCATAGCCACGAGCAATGGTCATCTCACCAAGATGAGCACGCCTCAGGTGCGCCAGAACAGGTGCATCCAGTCGAAGACATAGAAGGCGCCGATTCGAGATACACCGAAGCTGAACAGGGTCCGGAAGCGAGCCACCCACAGGGTGACATGGACTATGAACACactgatgatgctgttgaagaaACGCACCAACAGTCAGAAATGTACGCTGCGACGCATCAAGATAACAATACTGTTTTGGAAGCAGAGCAATCAAAAGACTTCAATGAGGCCGGTGGAAACGAAAATATTGGTGATATTCCTGCTACCGAGGCAGAGCAAGCCGTAGATGAGATTGATTATGAGGACGAAGATGCTACAGTTACACAAGTTTCTCCGAAGAAGCCGGACGATACAGGCAGTGGTGTGCACGAGGGTAACTCAAATGACgacatggctgctgcggcaaaTGTCGCCAGTACCACCACAGCAGAGCTTGCTAGCCTACCCTTAGCAGATGCACCCGTTGGTAGCTCCGAGGTGCCAGAGCTAGCGCccaaagatgacgaagatgagataACCTGGGAgcatgacgaagaagacgacgcaGAAAAGCATGACGAGCAGGAATCTGCAGCCGACGCTGGAGAGACTGTCGCTAAATTCGACCACACCGAGACTGAGCCAACCCAGAATAGTGACTTGCATGATCAAGTGTACGAGCAGCATGCTCACGCCACAGACTCCGATTATGATGCAGACGCTGTGGTAGAAGTCTCGGAAGAAAAGACGTCTCCGGCATATCATCAAGATCATTCATTATCGCAAGCAGAAGAGCAGGATTCAGAAGCGCCGGATTTTCCAGCAATCACTGTGCAATATAAAGGAGACGAATTTCCATTCTTTTCACAAGATAAAACCGAGGGTTTCTTTTCTGATCCATCAGTCTTGGATCACTCGATGGAATCAGTGCTTGTTGGATTACGCTCAGAGCTGGAGAATGAGATTGCTGCACAAGATGAACTTGTCTTCCAAGTCGACGAACTCGGGCTTGAATTTGCAGAG GCCACAGCGCACAACACACTCACCACTATTACGCTACGACAAGTGTTAGAGGTCTTTGACTTGCTGGTGAAGAATCAAGATCCTGATAGCTCGCGAACTCTGTACACGTATCTCTTCACGAGATCGAGCGCTAGTAAACGATTTGAGTTTCTGGCAGAAAgtgcagctgctggcagaGGGCTTGATGAAGTGATTCATCTTTTTGAGAATCCTGTTGGGCATCACCATGTCCTTGCTGAAGCTGAGAATGAACATGGTCATTATCATGGCGAGGACAGCGACGCCAATGAGGCTGCGGAGACTCATGAGAGcgctgaagacgacgacgacgacgaaaatgaagaaaatgaagaagcgGATGCTGACACTGAAGAGTCTGAGGGttcagaagaagacgaggaagaagaagacgaggacgaggaggagactTCAGCCGCTGAAGAGCAACCAATCGAATCTGCAGACCAatatgaggatgaagaagaagaagaagaggatgaagaagatgaagatgacggcgAAGACTTCATGGCAGAGACCGAAGATTTCATTAgagatgctgaagagaaCGCGAATCAAGAAGGAGAGTATAGCGATGACGCAGAGGAGAGCTATGAGCAGCTTCAAGCTGTGGTTGTAGAGCCCGTAAATCATTCCGGCCACGCGGATGCAACTGCAGAGGCAGATAACGCTCCAGATGCAACATATTCATACG atgacgaagatgaagacgctgATGCCAATCCGTTTATCCACCTTGAGATGCAGGAGACTATGGTAGATGATGGAGCTGAAATTCAATATGAAGCCATGGCACACGCGGAGGTGGGCAACGAAGACTCACAGCAGCTTGCTATGCATCCTGTAGACGAATATATAGACACCAATGAGGCGGACACTGGCACGACCAACACACTAGCCGACAACGGAGAAGGCATGTCTACCCTATTGGACATGGGCGCTGACCAAGGGCTAGAAGAGATTACCAATGAAGATCTAGCCTTTGAGGATGAGATGCCTGAGATCGACTGGAGAGATGACCTAGACGCCCCCGACGATGCCAAAAACGAAATGCCCGGTACACCTTCTGGCCTACCAAAACGGCGTCGTACCGAGGACGAGCAAGGCGTGGAAGATGAACAAG ATGCCAAGCGCCGTCGACCATGA
- the RPS3 gene encoding 40S ribosomal protein uS3 (BUSCO:EOG092D3MYJ) — translation MSHPGAQISKRRKFVADGVFYAELNEFFQRELAEEGYSGVEVRVTPTVTDIIVRATHTQEVLGEQGRRIRELTSLIQKRFKFPENSVSLYAAKVQNRGLSAVAQCESLRYKLLNGLAVRRACYGVLRFIMESGAKGCEVVVSGKLRAARAKSMKFTDGFMIHSGQPAKDFIDSATRHVLLRQGVLGIKVKIMRGSDPEGKAGPQKSLPDAVTIIEPKDEPAVLQPVSQDYGAKAAQAQASQDARVAEQEGAAEEEAQPAAEEQ, via the exons ATGTCCCACCCTGGTGCTCAGAT CTCCAAGCGGAGAAAGTTCGTCGCTGACGGTGTCTTCTACGCCGAGCTCAACGAGTTCTTCCAGCGTGAGCTCGCCGAGGAGGGCTACTCCGGCGTCGAGGTCCGCGTCACTCCCACCGTCACCGACATCATCGTCCGCGCCACCCACACCCAGGAGGTCCTCGGCGAGCAGGGCCGCCGCATCCGCGAGCTCACCTCCCTGATCCAGAAGCGCTTCAAGTTCCCCGAGAACTCTGTCTCCCTCTACGCCGCAAAGGTCCAGAACCGCGGTCTGTCCGCCGTCGCCCAGTGCGAGTCCCTGCGCTACAAGCTGCTCAACGGCCTGGCCGTCCGCCGTGCCTGCTATGGTGTCCTGCGCTTCATCATGGAGTCCGGCGCCAAGGGTTGCGAGGTTGTCGTCTCCGGCAAGCTCCGTGCCGCCCGTGCCAAGTCCATGAAGTTCACCGACGGCTTCATGATCCACTCTGGCCAGCCCGCCAAGGACTTCATCGACAGCGCCACCCGCCACGTCCTGCTCCGCCAGGGTGTCCTGGGTATCAAGGTCAAGATCATGCGCGGCTCCGACCCCGAGGGCAAGGCCGGCCCCCAGAAGTCTCTCCCCGACGCCGTCACCATCATCGAGCCCAAGGACGAGCCTGCCGTTCTCCAGCCCGTCAGCCAGGACTACGGTGCCAAGGCCgcccaggcccaggccaGCCAGGATGCGCGAGTTGCTGAGCAGGAGGGTGccgctgaggaggaggcccaGCCCGCCGCTGAGGAGCAGTAG
- a CDS encoding uncharacterized protein (EggNog:ENOG41~SECRETED:SignalP(1-20)) gives MWHLVRILAASRLWFSDGGALETARGGHGISSRLIVDRHGFLDITEVHSSKSMALDANGATLWLKRREVDDGFTCPSLQSSSYPLNLSLRVGDDGASFTLGLVKVPDIITACYNISRQVSGLLKPLPHISTEDVTFISKMISNKFVPYQNIPHGYPKTFEDIRALGRQYFPFTPYSFELAMCIYDWTTASFARMTLFKIFQYTDIDSGIPSLPHPLDRESLTLKIWQSNFSAYTPKDADYMRTFLMEPAHSLDHLKAQFDEVVDEVYNFSEIENRLLAAAARSMPRTSLASKSQLFSGQVDIRQLGTKHFGIEFYECPLNSGPVDYQLEHPLTDALASYLSVGKTITTKMTWSFTDNIDDAMHYSNGIVLVLNPLSDAWLWDDMAFVTPLSDDPDKIEYIASPGTRFEIQSLHDTNVSGKAVTVIGLRPVPGRSRRLRVQG, from the exons ATGTGGCACCTTGTTCGGATACTGGCTGCATCGCGGCTTTGGTTCAGCGATGGTGGTGCACTCGAGACCGCTCGAGGTGGCCACGGGATTTCATCTCGTCTGATTGTTGATCGCCATGGGTTTCTTGACATCACCGAGGTGCATTCATCAAAGTCAATGGCTCTTGATGCAAATGGGGCAACTCTCTGGCTAAAGAGGCGTGAGGTGGATGACGGCTTTACATGTCCATCATTGCAGAGTAGCTCATATCCACTGAATCTATCTCTTCGGGTTGGCGACGATGGTGCCAGTTTCACGCTCGGACTTGTCAAAGTGCCAGATATAATTACAG CTTGTTATAATATTTCGAGGCAAGTGTCTGGCCTCTTGAAGCCTTTGCCTCACATCTCCACCGAAGATGTCACCTTCATTAGCAAGATGATTAGCAATAAATTTGTGCCATATCAGAACATTCCGCATGGATATCCGAAGACTTTCGAAGATATCAGAGCTTTAGGGAGACAATATTTTCCCTTTACGCCTTATAGCTTTGAGCTTGCCATGTGTATTTACGACTGGACGACTGCATCCTTTGCGCGCATGACCTTGTTTAAAATCTTTCAGTACACAGATATCGATTCGGGAATCCCCTCGCTCCCTCACCCCTTGGATCGTGAGAGCCTTACTTTGAAGATTTGGCAGAGCAATTTTTCTGCATATACACCCAAGGACGCCGATTACATGCGGACCTTCTTGATGGAACCAGCACACTCGTTAGACCATCTCAAAGCTCAATTTGACGAAGTTGTAGATGAAGTTTACAATTTTAGCGAGATTGAAAACCGCCTCCTCGCTGCAGCCGCGCGATCCATGCCTCGGACATCGCTCGCGTCGAAGTCGCAGCTGTTTAGCGGGCAGGTTGACATTCGACAGCTAGGCACGAAGCATTTCGGCATAGAATTTTACGAATGTCCTTTAAACTCGGGTCCTGTTGACTACCAGCTTGAGCATCCACTGACAGATGCCCTTGCTAGCTATTTGTCTGTGGGAAAGACCATCACTACAAAGATGACATGGAGTTTTACAGATAATATCGATGACGCCATGCACTATTCCAACGGGATAGTTCTTGTGTTGAACCCTCTGTCCGATGCGTGGCTATGGGATGATATGGCGTTCGTCACGCCCCTGTCGGATGATCCGGACAAGATAGAGTATATCGCTTCTCCGGGCACCCGATTTGAGATTCAGTCTCTCCATGACACCAACGTCTCGGGCAAAGCTGTTACTGTTATTGGCCTGAGACCCGTTCCAGGACGAAGTAGGCGGCTAAGGGTTCAAGGGTGA